The genomic segment TTTAATTATGACTATAATATTTGGTATTATAATTTACTTTATTTTCAAAATTGCATTTAAGTTATTAAAAACAAAACCTTTGCCGCAAGATACTATTGAAGATATTGGTTTGTCTAAATAATAAAATCTTTATTTATATGAGAATACTCAAGATATTTTTGGTCTTATTCTTTTTAGGAGTTTCGTTTATTTACCTAAATTATTTTTCATCATTTGTTATGCCTTGGGATAGAGAAGAGGCGATTGAGGCTGCCTTGAGCTGGGGAAAATTAGATAAGCTTCCTAAAGATGCCGATATTACTCATATCGAAAAACGAGGAAGTATTTTTACCAGACAATTCATTATTGAGTTTACGAGTTCTGAAGCTGAAATTAAAAATTGGGTTTTAAAAAGTAAAGGATTTAAAGAGGCTGAAATAGAAATAAAAGACGGAACTAAGACATATGAAATTCATCCAAAGGATCTCGAATCTTATGGAGGCCGGGTAAAAATAAAAGGAAATAAAGTATATATCAATATGAGCTGGAGTTAAATTTGGAAATTTGACTATTTCTAATTCATAAAAAACTTTCCCGAACCAATTAACATAATGAAACAAAAAATCATCTTACTATTTCTATTGATAACTAGTTTTTTATCAGCACAAATCACCTATACAGGTTTTATAGATAAATATCCTATAGAATTGGTAACCAATCTTTATTCAGACGGAACTGGCACCGCAATTTATTCTTACACCAATTTTGATACTCCTATTGTTTTAAGCGCTGAACAAAAAGGGAATACTTTGGTTTTTATTGAAAAAGACAAAAATGAAAAAGAAAACGCAAGTTTGACTTTTCAGAATTATGATGCAAAATCGAACGAGTTAAACGGAATTTGGAAAGACTTAAACTCAGGAAAAGAACTTAAAATCAGTTTGTTTAAAGCATTTGAAATTGATAATGCAGACATTTCTGAATGGACTGACAAAGAAATTCTGCAGCCCGTTTCTTTAAAAGATAAATACTTCAAACTTATTATAACTAAAAACAAAGAAAGTATTGAAGCGCATGTATCGGGTATTAAAATTATTGAAAAGAAAACAGATCGGCTAATTCAGAAAATTGATATCCAATGCCAGCTTTGGGGTTTATATAATATAAATGTTGGCGACTACAATTTTGACGGAATCGAAGAATTCTCTGTTTTTGAATCAAGTTATGCAGGCCCAAATACATCACGAATCTATTTTCTTTACAATCCTAAAACTGGAAAATATTTTGAAAGCGATTTTACCGGTACTTCTTTAGAGTTTGACAGCAAAACCAAACGAATTTACGAGCATAATCAGTGTTGTGCCGGCACAAGTATCATGACAGGTGAGTATAAGGTAGTAAACAATAAAATGATTTTGATAAAACAGACTTGTTTGCAATATGATGAGAAAACAAATGATTATAAAAAGGTAAAGTGTGATTAGCGGAACCTTTTATCTTCCGTATCGTCTGCACATCTGCAGAGAGAAAATTAGAAAGGTATAAATGATTCAAATGATGAGTTTTGAGTTATGAGTTATGAGTTTTGATTGAAGATTTAAAAATACGTGCCGTGAGGCACAAAATATCGGTAGAAAAAATAAATTAGATATAGATCCAGTGTGCCGTAGGTACACAATAGTATGTTTGTTGCGTACCTACGGCACGCCTCCGTAATTCATACCTATTAAGGCTACCGATATTATGTGCCTAGCGGCACTTTAGATATTTGATAAAATATAAAATCCCATTCGCTGTGCGAATGGGATTTTTTGTTGAATGCAACTTACCATCAACCATCAACCATCAACATCAACCATTAAACAATTAACAAAACCCATAACTATGAAATTTCTAACAAAAATTCTATAACAGAAAAATCTTTCTTTTTGATGAATTTTGAAGTATAAGATTTCGGAATGTAAAACTTAAAAAATCAATCATGCCAAATCCACGAATTAAAAACGAAGAACAATATCAGGCTTTAGTTAAAAAGGGATACAGTAAAGAAAAATCTGCTCGTATTGCCAATACACCTGATGCAGGAGAAAAAGGCGGAAAATCAAAGCCTTATGAAGAATGGACAAAAGGAGAACTCTACGAACAAGCTAAAAAAGTGGGTGTTCCGGGACGCTCTTATATGAATAAAAAGAGTTTGATAAAATCTTTAAGAACTAATTAAAGCCGCAGGCTGCACAGATTCATCTAGTTTAGTTTGATGAATAAAAATGTTAGAGAGAAATCTTTTTGGATCTGTGCAATCTGCTGTATAAAATTAATGAACGACCATGAATACCGCCAGAACTCAAAAACTAATGACACAGTTGATTAAAACGCCTCATTTGGTGTTAGAAAAACTGGAATTGGTTTATGTCAACAATCAGAATTTACCAATTGAAAGATGCCAGGGAGAAGATGGTTTTATTTATAAAAAAAACGGACGCTGTATAAAGCAAAAAAGTGAAATAAAACGTTTCAACAGTTTGGTTTTACCGCCGGCGTGGGTAAATGTAAAAATCAGCGATTTATCAAACGGGCATTTGCAGGCAGTTGGTTTAGATGTCAAAAACAGAAAACAATATAGATATCATCCAAAATGGAATTTAATCCGCAATCAAACCAAGTTTTATAAAATTGCAGAATTCGGACAAAAGCTTCCCTCTATACGAAAACAGGTTGATATTGATTTGGAACAAAAAGAATGGTCGAAAGAAAAAGTCACTGCGCTTGTGATCAGGCTAATGGAAGAAACTCATATCCGAATTGGAAATGAAAAATACGCCAAAGACAATAAATCATACGGTTTGTCGACTTTGCGAAAAAGACACATCAATATCAATAAAAATTCACTTCGTTTTGAATTCATCGGAAAAAAAGGAAAACAGCACACGATTACAACCAGAAACAAACAATTGATAAAACTGGTAAGCCGCTGCGAGGAAATTCCGGGTTGGGAAGTATTTAAATATTACGATAAAAACGGCGAAAGAAAGGTTTTAGATAGTCATATGGTTAATGAATATCTGCACAACATTTCGGGCGAATATTTCAGTGCCAAAGATTTCAGAACCTGGGCCGCCTCAATTATATTCTTTGAAAATCTGATGGAACTTGGTGTAACATCAGACGAAAAAGAAATCAAAAAAAATATTGTTCTGGCTTATGATGCCACGGCCGAAGCACTCGGAAACACCAGAAATGTCTGCAAAAATTATTACGTTCATCCGCTTTTGGTTTCGACTTATGAAGACGGATCGATCGGGCAGTATTTTGATAAAGTAAAAAAAAGCCGAAGCAATAAAAAGTATTTTTCACGAACTGAAAGTGCCTTCGCAGAATTAATAGAAAACTATCAAGTAAGTTTATTATAAAGAAAACGAGTTAATGCATCTCTTTAAAAGCATGAAGTTTAAATAAACAAATCAGTATTAACTAAAAATCAATTATTATGTTACGTTGGACAGTCATATTTATTATTCTGGCAATTATTGCAGGAATATTTGGTTTTGGTGGAATTGCCGCTGGAGCCGCTAGTATAGCAAAAATTTTATTTTTCATATTCTTAGTGTTATTTATTATTTCGCTTATAAGCGGAAGAAGAAGTGTTTAACGCTGGAATTCAGTAAAATAATTACAAAACCAAACGACACATTTATTACGGTATATGTGTCGTTTATTTTTAAAAACAGAATATTATGGGAACTAAAAGTGGAGCTTATCAGGATGTTTATATCAAACGACGAGACGAAATGGTAAGTTTAAAAAACGATGTAACAGATTTTTGCGAAAAATACATCAAACCTGTATATCCAAAAGACTGGGACTGGTCGACACGTGATTTTGAAAATCCTGAAAACGACCCAACTATTGCCGAAGCCAGAGCCATAGCAGATGTTGTTTATAAAGATTTGCTCGACGAAAAACATACAGAAGTAGATTTGTCTACAATGAACAATGTTGAAGCTATTAAAGCCTATTTGAATCCTGAGAGCAAACATGCCGATTTTAATATGGAAGAATTTGCTTTTGCTTTAAAAGTAGAACTCGAACACGGGAAAATAAGAGATGTAAACGTGACGAACAATCATCCTTTTTTAACAGCAATGATTGCATTGGCGCACATGACCGAAACCCTGACGTACTATAAACGCCTGAAGGTGATGGAAGCGGAAGGTGAAATTTTTGAAATTATGAGAAAAATAGAAAATCTAACCGATGGAAAAGAGGAGTGGTACAAAGAATTAAGTAAAGCCAAAGAGGAATTAGACGAAGCAAAAAAAGGCTTAGCAGAACGTTTACAAAAAATGGATGACATTCCGGTGTTAGAAAAAATAGGAGACTAAAACACAAAAAAAATACCGTTAAGTATATTTTCTTAACGGTATTTTTTTTTCTTCAAAAACAAAGATTTACAATCTTCTTTTGTCTTCTTCAGTATAATCATCATCTTCCTGGACATCGTCTTCAACATAATCATTGTTTTCATCCTCTTCGTCTTCTTCATCATCGATTTCTTCCAGATCTTCTTCTGTTTCACTAAAATCATTTTCAAAAGTATCAGACGGGTTGTCAAATTCATCATTTTCCAAATCCTCGTCTAAGTCTTCTTCGATGTATTCATCTTCGTCTAAGTCTTCATCTTCCTCTTCTTCGTCGCTGTCAAGCGCATCATCTTCTTCTAAAACAACTTCATAAATATCATCGTTGTTATCTTCGAGATCTCTGTCTTTGTGGAAATCGTCATCTAAATCATCCAAATCGTCGTCGTAAACGCCCGATCTCTCATCCGGATTAGGTTTGTTAGGGTTATGGCCATTTCGAACCGTATAACCGCGTTCTGCGTCTTCTGCGCTGGTGTTTTGAGTCTCTCTCGTATTTAAATCATAAAGTTCCTCGTTCATAACCGTGTTTCTTTCTGAAGCATTCGGGCTTGCCGGATCTTTAGGAAAAGTGCTGTTTTTTTTATCTGTAGTATTCATGACGTTTTATTTTTAAAAATTTTATATCTACAAAGCTAGTCTTGAAAATGAAAGGTTTTCTTATAGAATTTTTTTATGTAATTCTATAATTAACAGGTGTTTATAATGAAATTTAATTGTAGAATTTTATAAGCTAACACATTATCAACAGGGTAATTTTATGAAATATTAATCATTAAAAATTATTACCATGAAAACTACTGATAGTAAGAAAGAAACCACACCGAAACAAACGGTAAAAAGAGGAGTTACAAAACCAAAATCTAATGCAGCTGCAGGATTAACAGAATTATTTGAAGAAAGCCTGAAAGATTTATACTGGGCAGAGAAAGCTTTAACAAAAGCACTTCCTACAATGGCTAAAAACGCAACTTCAGATGAACTAATCAAAGCGATAAATAGCCATTTGGTCGAAACAGAAGAGCATGTAACACGTTTAGAAAAAGTTTTCGAACTAATAGGGAAAAAAGCAACAGCTAAAAAATGCGATGCAATGGAGGGTTTAATTGAAGAAGGAAAAGGAATTCTTGAAGAAACTGAAATTGGTGTAGTTCGTGATGCTGGAATTATTGCAGCAAGCCAAAAAATCGAACATTATGAAATTGCAACTTACGGTACTTTAAGACAATTTGCAGAAACTTTGGGCTACGATGAAGCGGTAACTCTTTTAGAACAAACGCTTGATGAAGAAAAAGGAGCAGATAAGTTACTTACAGAAGTTGCTGTAAGTGCTGTAAATCTTGAAGCTGCAGAAATAGAAATGGAAGAATAACAAATATTCTCACACTATCAAAAGTGCAGCCTCAAAAACTGCACTTTTTTCATTAAAAATTTAAAACCAAAATTATGCCCGAAGGTCCATCTATATTGATTTTGAAAGAAGAAGCAGATCAGTTTACCGGAAAAGAAGTAATCGAAGTTTCAGGAAATACTGCTATCGATAAAGAACGTTTGAGAAATAAAAAGATTTTATCCTTTAAAACCTGGGGAAAACACTTTTTAATTTGTTTTGAAGATTTCACGATTAAAATTCACATGATGATGTTTGGAACTTACAGAATAAATGAAAAAAAGGAAAGTGCACCAAGGTTGCATTTAGGATTTTCAAATGGTGAAATTAATTTTTATACTTGTTCTGTAAAGGTTTTAGAAGGACCGATAAATCAATATTACAACTGGAGTGAAGATGTTTTAAATGAAAACTGGAATCCGAAAAAAGCAAAACAAAGTTTAGATAAAATTCCGAATGACATGATTTGTGATGCGGTTTTAGAGCAAAATATATTTGCAGGAGTAGGGAATATTATAAAAAATGAAGTTTTGTACCGATGTTTTGTTCATCCGGAATCTTTAGTTGGAAAAATTCCGCCTGAAAAAATAGACGAAATTATAGCCGAATGTTCGATTTACAGTTTTGAATTTTTGTATTGGAAAAAGAAATTTGAACTCAAAAAACACTGGCTTGCTTATTCTCAAAAAGAATGCAAAAGATGCAATTTACCACTAATTAAAAAACCGACAGGGAAGAAAAACCGTCGAAGTTTTTTCTGTACTAACTGCCAGAAGCTTTATATATGAAAAATGAAATTTTAATAGGCTGTTCAAGTTACAATAATCGCTATTGGAAGGGAATTTTTTACCCTGACAATCTGGCATACTCGAAGTGGTTTGAGTTTTATTACCAGCATTTTAGAACGTATGAGTTCAACGGAAGCTTTTATAGGTTTCCGACACTTAAAACCTTAACAAACTGGTATGATAAAGTGCCTGAAGATTTTCTTTTTTCAGTAAAAGCGCCAAAAGAAATTACGCATATCAAGCAATTTTTTGATTGTGAAAATCGGCTTGCAGAATTTTATGATGTATGTAAAAATGGTTTAAAAGAAAAACTGGCGTGTGTATTATTTCAGTTTCCGCCAAGCTATAATTTTACTTCAGAAAGATTAGAGCAAATAATCAGGAATTTAGACTTAAAATTCAAGAATGTAATTGAGTTTCGCCACGTAAGCTGGTGGAATCAAGAAGTTTGGGATGCATTTCTGGAAAACGATATCACGTTTTGCAGTGTAAGTCATCCTGATTTACCACAGACTATTTTTAAAGAATTTCCTCTGATTTACATTCGTCTGCACGGAGTTCCGAAGTTGTTTTATTCAAGTTATTCACTTCAAGAATTACTTAATATAAGAGATGAAACTCATTCAAAATCAGGATTTATATATTTTAATAATACCGCTAGTGAAGCCGGAATTTTGAATGCCTTGGAGTTGAAGAGGTTAGTTTAATTTTAACTACTATATTTTTAACCGCAAAGTTCGCAAAGAGAAAATCGCAAAGCACGCAAAAGTAATTTTACTTTGCGAACCTGGCGTAAACCTTTGCGAACTTTGCGGTTTAAACAAAATTACAATTTCAAATTGCCTTCAATACCATCATCCATAACTTTTCCGGTTACAAAGGCTGCAGTCATTTTTGCAATTGCTACCATTTTACCGTGTTTATTGTTCCAGTAATATCCATCTTCAGGAGTTACAGTAATAACGCTGAGGTTCGGGTCATCTTCGCCGCCCGGCATCCAAACTTTTACAATCGGGTCGTAAAGTTCTTTGATTGTTTCTCTGTCGTACGAAATAGTGGCCGTTCCGTGAAGGGTAAGGAATTTATCGTGAGGTTCAGAAAAGAATAATTCAACTTGCGGATTTAGAGTAATTTCCGCATTCTGACTACTGTTGCGGTCAGACAAAAACCAAAGGCGTCCTAAATCGTCTACTTTTTGAACCGACATTGGTCTTGATTGCAGTCTGTCGCTGTTGTAAGTGCAAAACATGCATGTTTTTATATTTTCTGCTAATTCTTTGATTTTATCGGCAGCTAAATTCTCTGTAAGGTCTTTATGATCTCCCATGGTGCTATATTTTTAATGTTAATGTTTTGATTTAAAGCGATTAAGATAAGAATCGCTATATAGCAAAATTGAGATTTTTGTAATAGAATGACTTACAGAATTATATTTTTAAATTATTATATTTCAATTAAGGAGTTTTGTATGTATTTTTTAAGTAATTTATTATTAATTACTTAAAATATACTATCTTTGGAGAAACAAGACTCACTTAATTTTATATGAAAAAATGGACGATCTTCTACACAGATGATGACGAAGACGATTTGAGCATATTTACAGATGCTGTAGATTCATTGTCAAAAGATATTACACTGCAGACCTATTCGGGGGGAGAAAAGCTTTTAAATGCTATTTACAATCCGCCTCCTACACCTAATGTAATCTTTTTGGATTTGAATATGCCGGGTAAAAACGGGTTTGATGTTTTAACCGAACTCAAAGGTTCAAAGGGAAACAGTGATATTCCTGTGATTATTTTTTCAACTTCAAACGAACCCAGTATTATTGAAAAATGTCTTGCTTTAGGGGCTAATTATTTTATTACTAAGCCTGTATTGATGAAGGACATTATCAAATCAATAGAACATTCTCTTACTATAAACTGGAAAGAGTTTGTGCCAGACAGAAAGACTTTTGTTTATAAATTATAACACATCATTTCGACAAAAAAAAAGAAAACCAGATTTATTCAAAATAAGTCTGGTTTTCTTTTATAATTCAGGCACGAAAACTTTAAAAGTAGCTCCCTGGCCTTTTTCGCTGTGTGCTTTTATAATTCCTTTGTGGTTTTCGACAATCTTTTTTACGATTGCCAGTCCAATTCCGGTTCCGGAGTATTCACTTTCAGTATTTAATCTCTGAAATACCTCAAAAATGCGTTCTTTATAATCATCATCAAAACCAATTCCGTTGTCTGAAATTCTCAGGCAGAAATAAATCTTATCAGGAAAATCAACTTTAAAATTCAGTTTATTTCCAATAATTCTGTGGGCTTTGATTTGTATTTGCGGCGGCACATCTTTGCGGGAAAATTTTAAGGCATTTCCAATCAAATTATGCAGTAACTGTCTGAACTGAAACGGCATTACAGTTCCTTCTCCTAAGGGATGAAGGTCAATCACGGCATTTTTTTCTTCAATTCGGTCAGAAAAATCCATGATTACCTCTTCTACAATTTCATCTAAATTCGTTTTAACAAAAATTCTTTCGGCAGAATTTGTTCTCGAATAGGTGAGAAGATCTTGTATAAGCGTTTGCATTCTTTTGGCTGAGAACTCAATTCGCTCTAAATAAGTTTTGGCTTTTGCCGAAATACTTTCATCATCTAACTCGCCCAAACGACTTGAAAAAGTCTGAATTTTACGAAGCGGTTCTTGTAAATCATGACTCGAAATATAGGCAAAAGACTGAAGTTCTATGTTCATGTTGATCAGATCCCGATTCTTTAATTCCAGTTCCTCAGTTCGGTCATGAACTTGTTTTTCGAGTAAGTCTGTAAAATCTCTTTGGTTCTGAATATCAGAGCTTGTACCTACCCACATTTGAATTTTTCCTTCAATATCTTTTTGAGGAGTCGCACGGCTGAATTGCCAGCGGTATTTTCCGTCATGATGCCTGAAACGGTGTTCAAATAAAAACTCATTTCCGGTTTTTATGGCTTCCATCCAGCGATTAATATTTTCTTCGCGATCATCAGGATGAATAACCTGAAGCCATCCGTTTGTTTCTACATCATCTTTGGTAAGTCCGGTAAAATCATACAATGACTGATTAAAGTAATTCAAATTACCAATCGCATCACTTGTCCAGACAAATTGCGGCATAGAATCGGCAAGGAGCCTGAATTTCTGTTCGCTTTTCATTAAAACTTCCTGATTGCTTTTTTCATCCGTAACATCCATTACAGTTCCCAGCATTTTTATCGGATTTTTTAATTCATCAAAAAATATTTTGCCATGTACCCGTATCCAGGATGTTGTATTATCAGGTTTAAGAACACGGGCTTCGTATTTGTAAATATTGGTTTTTAAAGCCGTTTGATAAGCTTTATCGATAGCAGGAAGATCTTCGGTATAAATTCGTTCTAAAACTTGCGGACGTGAAATTTTTACATTTTCAGGAAGTCCAAAAAGCTTCGGTAGATTATCAGAATAGATTAATTCCTGAGTCTGAACATTCAAATCCCAGGTTACAATTTCTGCAATTTCAGAGGCTAAACGAGCTCTTTCTTCAGCTTCCTCTACTTTTTTCCGGGCTTCAACCTTTTCTGTAACATCGTTAACGGTAATCATTACAGATGAAATTTCACCTGTTTTTTCATGCAGAGGCGTATATTGATAATCAAGATAAAACTTCTGCAGTTTTCCTTTTATGTTGATAAAGGCAATAGATTCGTTTTCCCGTATTATTTTGCCTTCGATCAGCACTTTACCTAATAACTCAGGATATTTTTGATTTAAAAGCTCCGGAAATACCTCAAAAGCTGGTTTGCCAATTGTTTCGTTTGGATTTTTCTGCCAAATTTCATTAAGCATGGCTGTATTGGCCAATTCGATAATATAATCTTTGCCCTTAAAAATAGTCATGGCAATTGGCGACTGCATAACGAGACTTCTGAATGCATTTTCACTTTCAGACAAATAATGTTTTGCTTTTACAGATTCTGTCACTTCATACCCCACAACAATTACACCTGAAACCTCATTGTTTTCTTCTCTTAAAGGATGAAAAACCAAATTAAAATAGCAGTCTTCTTTTCTGCCATAACGGTTTAATGTCACCCGAAGCTCATTTGAAGAAAAAGGAATTCCATTTTCATAAACCTGAGAAAGCAACGGCTGAACGGTTTCTTTACTTTCGGGTATAGATTCAAAAACCGATTTGTTAAGGGTTTCTTCTTCGGTTTTGTCTATAATTTGCAAGTAAGTTTCATTAACCATTTCAACGACCAGATCAGCGCCTTTTAAAACTGCAATGCCAAGGGGTACCTGCCGTATAATATTTTTAAAACTTTTTTCGCTTTCATGCAGTATGTTTCTTGCCGTAACCTGAAGCGTAACATCGTTTGCAATGGCCAAAATTCCGGATATCGTTCCATCAGGTTCTTTTAGAGCTTCATAAACGACATTAATAAAAGTATCCACGATTTTACCATTTCTGGTAAGTTTTACCGGAAGTTCATTTGCTGTAAATCGCTGTCCAGTCGTATAAACATTTAAAAGAATATCTTCTAAACCTTGTCCGGCCGCTTCAGGAATTGAGGTAAAAATAGGAATATTCAACACATCCAGTTCTTTACGTTCCCAAAGTTCACACATGGGTTCATTGGCAATTTCAACCACAAAATCTTTTCCTCTAAAAATGCTCATGGCGACGGGTGCCTGCAAAATATTATCCCGGTAGCGTTTGTTACTTTCTTCCAGATTTTTTCGAATATTTACTTTATCGGTCGTTTCGTTGCAAATTACGAGAACTCCGGCAATGTGTCCGTCATCATTTATTACGGGACTATAGCTGAAAGTCCAGTAAACATCTTCCATTTTTCCGTTTCTGTAAATCGGCAGCAGTAAATCTTCATGCCAGGTAGATTCGCCTTTTGTTAAAACCTGATCGATAAGCGGACTTATAAATCCCCAGATTTCCGACCAGTATTCAGCACCTTTTTGTCCTAGTATATCAGGATGTTTTCCGTCGTTTCCTAAACTCGGACGATAAGCATCGTTGTAAAAACAAATATGTTCAGGTCCCCAAAATAAAAACATTGGGAATTTTGAGTTTAAAAGAATTCCAAGCGTAGTACGAAGACTCTGCGGCCATGTTTCGACAGCACCTACAGGAGTTTTGCTCCAATCTTTGGTGCGCGTCAGCAGTCCCATTTCACCGCCATTAGCCAGGAAATCATAATGTGTATTGTTCATTAAAATTTGATTTTTTCTAATTTAAAACAAGAAATTCTATTTAAAGAATATTGTTTTTTATAGCTATTTCAGATTCAGAATTAAAATTATAAAAATAAATTTTGATTTGTTTTTTCATTTTTTGAATGAGCTAATATTAAAATCATTAGAGTTAATTTTCATTGATTTTAATGGTGAAATTTGAATTAACAAAGATTACCAGAGAATCTTAAAAGAATGAAAATCATGAAAAAGGAACAAAAACACGAAACCGACTATATAAAAAAATATCAGGATGAAGGCTATACAAAAAATTACTTATTTGAGGATGGCTGTCTTATTGATGCTGAGACCAAATATAAGTACAAACCCGATGAAATATTTATTGTAGCCCATCATCGTTATGAAGGAATGAGCGATCCGGATGATATGTCCATATTGTATGTAATAGAAACCACAGATCAGCAAAAAGGAACACATTTGCTTGGATACGGTCCAACAGCAGATCTTGACGAAGCTGAATTTTTTAAAGATATTCCTAAAAAGAATTATTCAAAAAACGCTGACATAAACGAACTTACCTAAAATAAAATAGATAAGTATTTTTATTTTGCTGAGGAGCAGTTGTTCCGGATTTATCCGGAGCAGCTGTTTTTTCTTTTTAAGGTGCCAAGGTTCTGAGGTGCTAAGATGCTAAGTTTTTTTAATCTGTATGCATA from the Flavobacterium sp. genome contains:
- a CDS encoding DUF1328 family protein, which encodes MLRWTVIFIILAIIAGIFGFGGIAAGAASIAKILFFIFLVLFIISLISGRRSV
- a CDS encoding PAS domain-containing protein — translated: MNNTHYDFLANGGEMGLLTRTKDWSKTPVGAVETWPQSLRTTLGILLNSKFPMFLFWGPEHICFYNDAYRPSLGNDGKHPDILGQKGAEYWSEIWGFISPLIDQVLTKGESTWHEDLLLPIYRNGKMEDVYWTFSYSPVINDDGHIAGVLVICNETTDKVNIRKNLEESNKRYRDNILQAPVAMSIFRGKDFVVEIANEPMCELWERKELDVLNIPIFTSIPEAAGQGLEDILLNVYTTGQRFTANELPVKLTRNGKIVDTFINVVYEALKEPDGTISGILAIANDVTLQVTARNILHESEKSFKNIIRQVPLGIAVLKGADLVVEMVNETYLQIIDKTEEETLNKSVFESIPESKETVQPLLSQVYENGIPFSSNELRVTLNRYGRKEDCYFNLVFHPLREENNEVSGVIVVGYEVTESVKAKHYLSESENAFRSLVMQSPIAMTIFKGKDYIIELANTAMLNEIWQKNPNETIGKPAFEVFPELLNQKYPELLGKVLIEGKIIRENESIAFINIKGKLQKFYLDYQYTPLHEKTGEISSVMITVNDVTEKVEARKKVEEAEERARLASEIAEIVTWDLNVQTQELIYSDNLPKLFGLPENVKISRPQVLERIYTEDLPAIDKAYQTALKTNIYKYEARVLKPDNTTSWIRVHGKIFFDELKNPIKMLGTVMDVTDEKSNQEVLMKSEQKFRLLADSMPQFVWTSDAIGNLNYFNQSLYDFTGLTKDDVETNGWLQVIHPDDREENINRWMEAIKTGNEFLFEHRFRHHDGKYRWQFSRATPQKDIEGKIQMWVGTSSDIQNQRDFTDLLEKQVHDRTEELELKNRDLINMNIELQSFAYISSHDLQEPLRKIQTFSSRLGELDDESISAKAKTYLERIEFSAKRMQTLIQDLLTYSRTNSAERIFVKTNLDEIVEEVIMDFSDRIEEKNAVIDLHPLGEGTVMPFQFRQLLHNLIGNALKFSRKDVPPQIQIKAHRIIGNKLNFKVDFPDKIYFCLRISDNGIGFDDDYKERIFEVFQRLNTESEYSGTGIGLAIVKKIVENHKGIIKAHSEKGQGATFKVFVPEL
- a CDS encoding DUF5661 family protein, translated to MGTKSGAYQDVYIKRRDEMVSLKNDVTDFCEKYIKPVYPKDWDWSTRDFENPENDPTIAEARAIADVVYKDLLDEKHTEVDLSTMNNVEAIKAYLNPESKHADFNMEEFAFALKVELEHGKIRDVNVTNNHPFLTAMIALAHMTETLTYYKRLKVMEAEGEIFEIMRKIENLTDGKEEWYKELSKAKEELDEAKKGLAERLQKMDDIPVLEKIGD
- a CDS encoding Rho termination factor, coding for MPNPRIKNEEQYQALVKKGYSKEKSARIANTPDAGEKGGKSKPYEEWTKGELYEQAKKVGVPGRSYMNKKSLIKSLRTN
- a CDS encoding DNA-formamidopyrimidine glycosylase family protein codes for the protein MPEGPSILILKEEADQFTGKEVIEVSGNTAIDKERLRNKKILSFKTWGKHFLICFEDFTIKIHMMMFGTYRINEKKESAPRLHLGFSNGEINFYTCSVKVLEGPINQYYNWSEDVLNENWNPKKAKQSLDKIPNDMICDAVLEQNIFAGVGNIIKNEVLYRCFVHPESLVGKIPPEKIDEIIAECSIYSFEFLYWKKKFELKKHWLAYSQKECKRCNLPLIKKPTGKKNRRSFFCTNCQKLYI
- a CDS encoding pyridoxamine 5'-phosphate oxidase family protein; translation: MGDHKDLTENLAADKIKELAENIKTCMFCTYNSDRLQSRPMSVQKVDDLGRLWFLSDRNSSQNAEITLNPQVELFFSEPHDKFLTLHGTATISYDRETIKELYDPIVKVWMPGGEDDPNLSVITVTPEDGYYWNNKHGKMVAIAKMTAAFVTGKVMDDGIEGNLKL
- a CDS encoding DUF72 domain-containing protein — translated: MKNEILIGCSSYNNRYWKGIFYPDNLAYSKWFEFYYQHFRTYEFNGSFYRFPTLKTLTNWYDKVPEDFLFSVKAPKEITHIKQFFDCENRLAEFYDVCKNGLKEKLACVLFQFPPSYNFTSERLEQIIRNLDLKFKNVIEFRHVSWWNQEVWDAFLENDITFCSVSHPDLPQTIFKEFPLIYIRLHGVPKLFYSSYSLQELLNIRDETHSKSGFIYFNNTASEAGILNALELKRLV
- a CDS encoding DNA topoisomerase IB; translated protein: MNTARTQKLMTQLIKTPHLVLEKLELVYVNNQNLPIERCQGEDGFIYKKNGRCIKQKSEIKRFNSLVLPPAWVNVKISDLSNGHLQAVGLDVKNRKQYRYHPKWNLIRNQTKFYKIAEFGQKLPSIRKQVDIDLEQKEWSKEKVTALVIRLMEETHIRIGNEKYAKDNKSYGLSTLRKRHININKNSLRFEFIGKKGKQHTITTRNKQLIKLVSRCEEIPGWEVFKYYDKNGERKVLDSHMVNEYLHNISGEYFSAKDFRTWAASIIFFENLMELGVTSDEKEIKKNIVLAYDATAEALGNTRNVCKNYYVHPLLVSTYEDGSIGQYFDKVKKSRSNKKYFSRTESAFAELIENYQVSLL
- a CDS encoding ferritin-like domain-containing protein is translated as MKTTDSKKETTPKQTVKRGVTKPKSNAAAGLTELFEESLKDLYWAEKALTKALPTMAKNATSDELIKAINSHLVETEEHVTRLEKVFELIGKKATAKKCDAMEGLIEEGKGILEETEIGVVRDAGIIAASQKIEHYEIATYGTLRQFAETLGYDEAVTLLEQTLDEEKGADKLLTEVAVSAVNLEAAEIEMEE
- a CDS encoding response regulator; its protein translation is MKKWTIFYTDDDEDDLSIFTDAVDSLSKDITLQTYSGGEKLLNAIYNPPPTPNVIFLDLNMPGKNGFDVLTELKGSKGNSDIPVIIFSTSNEPSIIEKCLALGANYFITKPVLMKDIIKSIEHSLTINWKEFVPDRKTFVYKL